A genomic window from Haladaptatus caseinilyticus includes:
- the gyrA gene encoding DNA gyrase subunit A, producing the protein MSSDTPDVPDEVAERVQTVRVEDEMEQSYIDYAMSVIAGRALPDVRDGLKPVHRRILYAMHRSGVTSGAGHRKSSNIVGDTMGDFHPHGDQSIYDALARMAQEFSMRNPLIDGQGNFGSVDGDPPAAMRYTEARMASIAEELLEDIEMDTVDFKSNYDDRLQEPEVLPSAVPNLLVNGSSGIAVGMSTNIPPHNLGEIIDATVELIDNPEATVEDLMEYVKGPDFPTGANIVGRNDIHQAYKTGRGRLRVRAEYEVTDERIVITELPFQTNKARLIERIANLVNDGTIEGIRDLRDESDRDGIRVVVELKQNAIPEVVENQLLDHRLERTFSIISLALVDGQPKVLTLKELLQHYVDHRRDVVRRRSEYELDEAEERAHILEGRLRALDHIDDVVELIRGSDDRNGARTGLQETFDFSEKQAEHIVRMQLGSLTSLESEEIEEEYEGVTARIERLETILSDESELLDVVKEELQEMREEYADDRRTKIVEDTSEVTREDLIAEEDVFVVVTEQDYVKRMPVANFEAQGRGGKGIIGADVKKGDRISKVFRANTHDYLLCFTNHGQVYRLKTYEIPEMSRTARGKSAINLIDLDKGEDITAVVTTDEFEDDECLSMITRQGYVKRTSASDFENILSTGIIAARLEDGDELVDVAVTNGTKDLLVGTKNGMTIRFDETEAREMGRSARGVRGIDLEGDDEVVGMVASDGEVHDLLTVTRRGYGKRTPLAKYRSQSRNGKGLIDIKTGDRNGSVTSVKSVAENDELVLMSEAGQIMRIRAEDISEVGRNTMGVTVMDVASDDRVASVDVIPSRVAEEVSEGASENTVDDETDDVGAAEVSEE; encoded by the coding sequence ATGAGTTCAGACACACCAGACGTACCAGACGAAGTCGCAGAGCGCGTCCAGACCGTCCGGGTCGAGGACGAGATGGAACAGAGCTACATCGACTACGCGATGTCGGTTATCGCGGGTCGTGCCCTCCCGGACGTTCGTGACGGTCTCAAACCTGTTCACCGCAGAATCCTCTACGCGATGCATCGCAGCGGCGTGACGAGCGGTGCAGGCCACCGAAAATCCTCGAACATCGTCGGGGACACGATGGGTGACTTCCACCCGCACGGCGACCAATCCATCTACGACGCCCTCGCGCGTATGGCTCAGGAGTTCTCGATGCGCAACCCGCTCATCGACGGGCAGGGTAACTTCGGGAGCGTGGACGGCGACCCACCGGCGGCGATGCGTTATACGGAGGCGCGAATGGCCTCCATCGCCGAGGAACTGCTGGAGGACATCGAGATGGATACGGTGGATTTCAAATCCAACTACGATGACCGTCTGCAGGAACCGGAAGTACTGCCCTCGGCGGTGCCGAACCTCCTCGTCAATGGGTCGTCGGGTATCGCGGTCGGAATGTCCACCAACATCCCGCCACACAACCTCGGCGAAATCATCGACGCGACGGTCGAACTCATCGACAACCCCGAGGCGACGGTCGAAGACCTGATGGAGTACGTCAAAGGTCCCGACTTCCCAACCGGCGCAAACATCGTCGGACGCAACGACATCCATCAGGCGTACAAAACAGGTCGCGGTCGCCTCCGTGTTCGCGCCGAGTACGAGGTCACCGACGAACGAATCGTCATCACGGAACTGCCGTTCCAGACGAACAAGGCGCGACTCATCGAGCGAATCGCCAACCTCGTCAACGACGGCACTATCGAGGGAATCCGTGACCTCCGCGACGAGTCCGACCGTGATGGGATTCGCGTCGTAGTGGAACTCAAGCAGAACGCCATTCCGGAGGTCGTCGAGAACCAACTGCTCGACCACCGTCTCGAACGAACGTTCAGCATCATCTCGCTCGCGCTGGTCGATGGCCAACCGAAAGTGCTGACGCTGAAGGAACTCCTCCAGCATTACGTCGACCATCGACGTGACGTCGTTCGACGCCGGAGCGAGTACGAACTCGACGAGGCCGAAGAACGTGCACACATCCTCGAAGGCCGTCTTCGAGCGCTCGACCACATCGACGACGTGGTGGAACTCATCCGCGGTTCGGACGACCGAAACGGCGCACGGACGGGCTTGCAGGAGACCTTCGATTTCTCCGAAAAACAGGCCGAGCACATCGTTCGAATGCAACTCGGCAGCCTCACTTCGCTCGAATCCGAGGAAATCGAGGAGGAGTACGAAGGGGTCACCGCACGCATCGAGCGTCTCGAAACCATCCTCAGCGACGAGTCGGAACTGCTCGATGTGGTCAAAGAAGAACTGCAGGAGATGCGCGAGGAGTACGCCGACGACCGACGGACGAAGATCGTCGAAGACACCTCGGAGGTCACCCGCGAAGACCTCATCGCCGAGGAGGACGTGTTCGTCGTCGTAACGGAACAGGACTACGTAAAGCGAATGCCCGTCGCCAATTTCGAGGCACAGGGCCGGGGCGGCAAGGGTATCATCGGCGCGGACGTGAAGAAGGGCGACAGGATTTCGAAGGTGTTCCGCGCGAACACCCACGACTACCTACTCTGTTTCACGAACCACGGGCAGGTCTACCGCCTGAAAACCTACGAGATCCCCGAGATGTCGCGCACGGCGCGGGGTAAATCCGCGATCAACCTCATCGATCTGGACAAAGGTGAGGACATTACCGCCGTCGTCACGACCGACGAGTTCGAGGACGACGAATGTCTGAGCATGATTACCCGACAGGGGTACGTCAAGCGCACGTCGGCGAGCGACTTCGAGAATATCCTTTCGACGGGTATCATCGCCGCTCGACTCGAAGATGGCGACGAACTCGTTGACGTGGCAGTTACGAACGGGACGAAAGACCTCCTGGTCGGCACGAAAAACGGGATGACCATCCGATTCGATGAGACGGAAGCCCGTGAAATGGGTCGCAGTGCCCGGGGTGTCCGCGGTATCGACCTCGAAGGGGACGACGAAGTGGTCGGGATGGTCGCTTCCGACGGCGAAGTCCACGACCTTCTGACCGTCACCCGCCGCGGATACGGGAAACGAACGCCACTCGCGAAATATCGTTCACAATCACGAAACGGGAAGGGTCTCATCGACATCAAGACCGGAGACCGAAACGGATCGGTGACGTCCGTCAAAAGCGTCGCCGAGAACGACGAGCTCGTCTTGATGAGCGAGGCGGGACAGATCATGCGTATCCGTGCCGAGGATATCTCGGAAGTCGGTCGTAACACGATGGGCGTCACCGTGATGGACGTCGCGTCGGACGACCGTGTAGCAAGTGTGGACGTGATTCCGAGCCGAGTCGCCGAAGAGGTATCCGAGGGAGCGAGTGAAAATACCGTTGACGACGAAACCGACGACGTCGGTGCGGCGGAAGTCAGCGAAGAGTAA
- the gyrB gene encoding DNA topoisomerase (ATP-hydrolyzing) subunit B, which translates to MSDGNEYSAGQIQVLEGLQAVRKRPAMYIGSTDTRGLHHLVFEVVDNSIDEALAGYCDTIDVTIHEDDSVSISDDGRGIPVDHHEEYDMPALEVILTVLHAGGKFDNKSYQVSGGLHGVGISVVNALSSRLEVEVKRDGGVWKQEFERGEPDGEMERVRDLENDEETGTDIRFWPDADIFETTEFTYSTLENRLRELAFLNSGVEIDLGDERDEEKGDTFHYDGGIREFVEYLNETKTSLHNEVIYFEDEDDNIQVEVAMQATDELQGSIHAFANNINTREGGTHLTGFKTALTRVVNDYANGNDLLSDIDENLRGEDIREGLTAVISVKHPDPQFEGQTKTKLGNSEVRGIVESAVHEGLSVYFEEHPDTAQAIIRKAVEAAKARKAAKKAEELTRRKSALESSALPGKLADCQSRDPTESELFVVEGDSAGGSAKQARDRKFQAILPLFGKVLNVEKHRLDRVLENEKIRDFITAIGTGVGEEFDIEETRYHKIIIMTDADVDGAHIRTLYLTLLYRYMKPLLEAGYVYAAQPPLYRVRYRGETYDAMTEEERDRIVEEKCDGNPSQVQRFKGLGEMNPEQLWETTMNPENRILKQITIEDAAAADKMFSVLMGDAVGPRKQFIQDHANEAEWVDI; encoded by the coding sequence ATGAGCGACGGAAATGAGTATAGCGCCGGGCAGATACAGGTTCTCGAAGGGCTTCAAGCCGTTCGAAAACGTCCGGCAATGTATATCGGTTCTACCGACACTCGTGGGTTACATCACCTCGTCTTCGAAGTGGTCGATAACTCCATCGACGAGGCGTTGGCCGGGTACTGTGACACGATCGACGTGACGATTCACGAGGACGATTCCGTCAGCATTTCCGACGACGGACGCGGGATTCCGGTGGACCACCACGAGGAGTACGACATGCCCGCCCTCGAAGTCATCCTGACCGTTCTCCACGCGGGCGGGAAGTTCGACAACAAATCCTATCAGGTGTCCGGCGGCCTGCATGGCGTCGGTATCTCCGTAGTGAACGCCCTGTCCAGCAGACTCGAAGTCGAAGTGAAACGCGACGGCGGCGTCTGGAAACAGGAGTTCGAACGCGGCGAACCCGACGGCGAAATGGAGCGCGTTCGTGACCTCGAGAACGACGAGGAGACGGGCACGGATATCCGATTCTGGCCCGACGCGGACATCTTCGAGACGACCGAGTTCACCTACTCGACGCTCGAAAACCGTCTCCGAGAACTCGCCTTCCTCAACTCCGGCGTCGAGATCGATCTCGGCGACGAGCGCGACGAGGAGAAAGGCGACACGTTCCACTACGACGGTGGCATCCGAGAGTTCGTCGAGTACCTGAACGAGACGAAAACGTCGCTCCACAACGAGGTCATCTACTTCGAGGATGAAGACGACAACATCCAGGTCGAGGTGGCGATGCAGGCCACCGACGAACTCCAAGGCTCGATTCACGCCTTCGCCAACAACATCAACACCCGCGAAGGTGGCACGCACCTGACCGGGTTCAAAACCGCCCTCACACGAGTCGTCAACGATTACGCGAACGGGAACGACCTGCTCTCCGATATCGACGAGAACCTGCGCGGCGAGGACATTCGCGAAGGGCTGACCGCGGTTATCTCCGTCAAACACCCCGACCCTCAGTTCGAAGGACAAACGAAAACGAAACTCGGCAACAGCGAAGTCCGCGGTATCGTCGAGAGTGCCGTCCACGAGGGATTATCGGTCTATTTCGAGGAACATCCGGACACGGCACAGGCGATCATCCGAAAGGCCGTCGAGGCGGCGAAAGCCCGGAAAGCAGCGAAGAAGGCAGAAGAACTCACCCGCCGAAAGAGCGCGCTCGAATCGAGCGCGCTCCCCGGCAAGCTCGCCGACTGCCAATCACGGGATCCCACCGAATCCGAACTGTTCGTGGTGGAGGGTGACTCCGCAGGCGGGTCGGCAAAGCAGGCCCGTGACCGCAAGTTCCAAGCCATCCTACCGTTGTTCGGCAAGGTGCTGAACGTGGAAAAACACCGTCTCGATCGCGTCCTCGAAAACGAAAAGATTCGGGATTTCATCACCGCGATCGGAACCGGTGTCGGCGAGGAGTTCGACATCGAGGAGACGCGCTACCACAAGATCATCATCATGACTGACGCGGACGTGGACGGTGCACACATTCGAACGCTCTACCTGACGCTCCTCTATCGGTACATGAAACCACTGTTGGAGGCGGGCTACGTCTACGCGGCCCAACCGCCGCTCTACCGCGTTCGCTACCGTGGCGAAACGTACGACGCGATGACGGAGGAAGAACGCGACCGGATCGTCGAGGAGAAATGCGACGGCAACCCCTCACAGGTCCAGCGATTCAAAGGACTGGGCGAGATGAACCCCGAGCAGTTGTGGGAGACGACGATGAACCCCGAAAACCGTATCCTCAAACAGATCACCATCGAGGACGCTGCTGCCGCGGATAAGATGTTCTCGGTGCTGATGGGTGACGCCGTTGGACCACGGAAACAGTTCATTCAGGACCACGCCAACGAGGCGGAATGGGTTGACATATGA
- a CDS encoding DNA topoisomerase VI subunit B: MPSMQSTLGDEGIAEELAESQRQISIAEFFEKNKHMLGFDSGARGLVTAVKEAVDNALDASEEARLKPFVRVKIEEVGEYYRLIVEDEGPGITREQIPKVFGKLLYGSRFHKREQSRGQQGIGISAAVLYSQLTSGKPAKITSRPKGSDRQRYFELIINTDENEPEIQTESDTPPIGRELVGTHGTRIELEMEANMRARQQLIRYIKHTAVVNPHAKIVFEEPGMEDGEEMVFERAEGADLPAETEEIRPHPHGVELGTLLKMLDQTDSHSVSGFLQTEFTRVGKKTAENVLENFRDRHYGREAAWRGPQPHDEADVKSAVEEAVANKGADATASFAEQIATKIDESDRISHHQVRAVVRLAAEETEDEFGTSFGDTVQQNAVDAAWSAVTDDRVTDLYELVDEATSTRKDDETVRALAERIAAKFESEDGNDRATEKRLREYVSRAADMTEEREDATIGDTARENVFEGVWNSMVTVPDEVPKVKAVADSRDTASELLDAMKETDIISPPTNCLSPITANLVEAGLRKEYDADFYAAATRDADVHGGDPFIVEAGIAYGGELKAEGPAELLRFANRVPLVYQRGACATTDVVKSIGWRNYNLDQPGGRGIPNGPVVIMIHVASTNVPFTSESKDAIANVPSIEDEIELAIREAARELKSYLNKRQSLKKRQKKQSVIATILPEMAEKLSDVTGRDDLDIGDSLARIMNNVLVEREIEDDTVSLVVENHSGTNESPKLTEIVATRPENLSNGATAVEMDGEWFVTWEPTVESGDEAVLTYEIADDVSFDRVTVEGIEDERLTNNT, translated from the coding sequence ATGCCTTCGATGCAGTCTACGCTCGGCGACGAGGGGATCGCCGAAGAGTTGGCCGAAAGCCAGCGACAGATCTCCATTGCCGAGTTCTTCGAGAAAAACAAGCATATGCTCGGGTTCGACAGCGGTGCCCGGGGGTTGGTCACCGCGGTCAAGGAGGCCGTCGATAACGCCCTCGACGCATCCGAAGAAGCCCGATTGAAGCCGTTCGTCCGCGTCAAAATCGAGGAGGTCGGTGAGTACTACCGCCTCATCGTGGAGGACGAGGGGCCGGGAATTACCCGCGAGCAGATTCCGAAAGTGTTCGGGAAACTGCTCTACGGGTCACGCTTCCACAAGCGCGAACAGTCGCGCGGACAGCAGGGGATCGGGATTTCGGCCGCCGTCCTCTACTCCCAGTTGACCAGCGGAAAACCGGCGAAAATCACGAGCAGGCCGAAAGGGAGCGACCGACAACGATACTTCGAACTCATCATCAACACCGACGAGAACGAACCGGAAATCCAGACCGAATCCGACACCCCGCCCATCGGTCGGGAACTCGTCGGCACGCACGGAACGCGCATCGAACTCGAGATGGAGGCCAACATGCGCGCCCGCCAGCAACTCATCCGCTACATCAAACACACCGCGGTCGTCAACCCGCACGCGAAAATCGTCTTCGAGGAGCCAGGGATGGAAGACGGGGAAGAGATGGTCTTCGAGCGAGCGGAGGGGGCCGACCTCCCCGCGGAAACCGAGGAAATTCGCCCGCACCCACACGGCGTCGAACTCGGTACCCTGCTGAAGATGCTCGATCAAACCGACTCGCACAGCGTTTCAGGGTTTCTCCAAACCGAATTCACCCGAGTCGGGAAGAAGACAGCGGAAAACGTCCTCGAGAACTTCCGCGACAGGCACTACGGACGGGAGGCAGCGTGGCGGGGACCACAGCCTCACGACGAAGCTGACGTGAAATCGGCAGTCGAGGAAGCAGTCGCGAACAAAGGGGCTGACGCGACCGCCTCGTTCGCCGAGCAAATCGCCACGAAAATCGACGAGAGCGACCGAATCTCCCACCATCAGGTGCGTGCAGTCGTCAGACTCGCCGCCGAAGAGACGGAAGACGAGTTCGGCACGTCTTTCGGCGATACGGTGCAGCAAAACGCCGTCGATGCAGCGTGGAGCGCGGTGACCGACGACCGAGTCACCGACCTGTACGAACTCGTAGACGAGGCGACGAGCACTCGGAAGGACGACGAAACCGTCCGTGCACTCGCCGAGCGAATCGCCGCGAAGTTCGAGAGCGAGGACGGCAACGACCGCGCAACCGAAAAACGCCTCCGAGAGTACGTCAGTCGCGCCGCGGACATGACCGAAGAGCGCGAGGACGCAACCATCGGCGACACGGCCCGCGAAAACGTCTTCGAGGGCGTTTGGAACTCGATGGTGACCGTCCCGGACGAGGTACCGAAGGTAAAAGCCGTCGCCGATAGCCGCGACACCGCGAGCGAGCTCCTCGATGCGATGAAGGAGACGGACATCATCTCGCCGCCGACGAACTGTTTGTCGCCGATCACCGCAAACCTCGTGGAAGCCGGGCTCAGAAAGGAGTACGATGCCGACTTCTACGCCGCGGCGACCCGCGATGCCGACGTTCACGGCGGCGATCCGTTTATCGTCGAGGCTGGCATCGCCTACGGCGGCGAACTCAAAGCCGAGGGACCTGCGGAACTCCTCAGGTTCGCCAACCGCGTCCCGCTCGTCTATCAGCGTGGCGCGTGTGCGACGACCGACGTGGTGAAGTCCATCGGCTGGCGGAACTACAACTTGGACCAACCCGGCGGGCGCGGCATTCCGAACGGACCGGTCGTCATCATGATTCACGTCGCCTCGACGAACGTTCCGTTCACGAGCGAGTCGAAAGACGCGATCGCGAACGTTCCGTCCATCGAAGACGAAATCGAACTGGCGATTCGAGAGGCGGCCCGCGAACTCAAATCCTACCTCAACAAGCGCCAGTCGCTCAAGAAACGCCAGAAGAAACAAAGCGTCATCGCGACCATTCTCCCCGAGATGGCCGAAAAGCTCTCGGACGTCACTGGCCGAGACGACCTCGACATCGGCGACTCGCTGGCACGTATCATGAACAACGTGCTCGTCGAACGTGAAATCGAGGATGATACCGTCTCGCTCGTCGTCGAGAACCACTCCGGCACGAATGAGTCGCCAAAACTGACCGAGATCGTTGCGACGAGGCCCGAAAACCTCTCCAACGGTGCGACTGCTGTCGAGATGGACGGCGAATGGTTCGTGACATGGGAGCCAACCGTGGAGAGCGGTGACGAAGCCGTTCTCACGTACGAGATAGCCGATGACGTATCGTTCGACCGTGTGACGGTCGAGGGAATCGAAGACGAACGACTGACCAACAACACATGA